The Primulina eburnea isolate SZY01 chromosome 8, ASM2296580v1, whole genome shotgun sequence genome contains a region encoding:
- the LOC140838054 gene encoding uncharacterized protein — translation MHLHIRVEIRPASDPSTVESIFPLPISKFFQVKDLPKGKHLLQLRFALPSGNHRFVSEFIEINLERQPQIHVGPLSFRIEEDMYKQELTPAPVYPLVVELSVIAMFISMPRLKDLYQAT, via the exons atgcattTGCATATCAGGGTGGAAATAAGGCCTGCTAGTGATCCATCGACGGTTGAGTCCATCTTCCCCTTGCCAATCTCAAAGTTCTTTCAGGTGAAGGACTTACCAAAGGGTAAACACCTCCTCCAACTTCGATTTGCTCTGCCATCTGGTAACCATAGATTCGTGTCGGAGTTTATTGAGATCAACTTAGAGAGGCAGCCTCAAATTCATGTTGGTCCATTAAGCTTTAGGATTGAAGAGGATATGTACAAACAG GAATTGACTCCTGCCCCTGTGTATCCCCTGGTTGTCGAACTTTCAGTAATAGCCATGTTCATTAGCATGCCAAG ATTGAAGGATCTGTATCAAGCCACGTAA